Genomic DNA from Mycobacteroides chelonae CCUG 47445:
GAAACACCCGCCGACCCGCACCAGAAACAGACCATCGGCTCACCACACGACCCGCAATGGCTGGCCACCACCTACGCCGAAGCATTGGCACGCGCCGACTTCGGCCCAGTCTCGCCGTTGCTCGAAACCGCGGTGACGGTCGAATTCGACAGCGACCACCGCAGCCGAATCGAGACGATCGCCCGGATCATCACGATCTTGAACCGCAGCACCAACACCTTCGATGCGCTTCTGGCCCGACTGTCGCGCGATCCCGTTGATAACAGCAGGCTTCGCGATGAACTGGCAATCTCCCTGTTCGCCTGGGCAGTCACCCTTCCCATGTTCCTCACCGCCGC
This window encodes:
- a CDS encoding carboxymuconolactone decarboxylase family protein, translated to MIPVSRDHVFDVFNKRTYTVAQLWADLRRVDWKIGADVWLRHTVDRRTREAIMLAVSHAHDCRYCTFIHREWALRTGLPLSVISGIETPADPHQKQTIGSPHDPQWLATTYAEALARADFGPVSPLLETAVTVEFDSDHRSRIETIARIITILNRSTNTFDALLARLSRDPVDNSRLRDELAISLFAWAVTLPMFLTAALIRRESPRHVLRRFRRS